A genomic segment from Triticum dicoccoides isolate Atlit2015 ecotype Zavitan chromosome 1A, WEW_v2.0, whole genome shotgun sequence encodes:
- the LOC119273434 gene encoding cellulose synthase-like protein D1: MGSKGILKNSGSSRVPPHGPSKPPTAPTSAPQVVFGRRTESGRFISYSRDDLDSEISSVDFQDYHVHIPMTPDNQPMEEDGTKADEQYVSSSLFTGGFNSVTRAHVMDKQGPDSDMGRSGPKGSICMVEGCDSKIMRNGRGEDILPCECDFKICVDCFTDAVKGGGGVCPGCKELYKHTEWEEVLSNSSNELTRALSLPHGPGGKMERRLSLVKQGTMNNQSGEFDHNRWLFETKGTYGYGNAIWPDDNVDDDGRNGVPGHPKELMAKPWRPLTRKLQIPAAVISPYRLLVLIRLVALAFFLMWRIKHQNDDAIWLWGMSIVCELWFALSWVLDQLPKLCPINRATDLSVLKEKFETPTPSNPTGKSDLPGIDIFVSTADPEKEPVLVTANTILSILAVDYPVDKLACYVSDDGGALLTFEAMAEAASFANFWVPFCRKHDIEPRNPDSYFNLKRDPFKNKVKADFVKDRRRIKREYDEFKVRVNGLPDSIRRRSDAYHAREEIQAMNLQREKIKAGGDEQFEPVKIPKATWMADSTHWPGTWIHPSQDHARGDHAGIIQVMLKPPSDMPMYGNIEKSPLDFSGVDTRLPMLVYMSREKRPGYDHNKKAGAMNALVRASAIMSNGPFILNLDCDHYVYNSKAFREGMCFMMDRGGDRLCYVQFPQRFEGIDPSDRYANHNTVFFDINMRALDGLQGPVYVGTGCLFRRIALYGFDPPRSKDHSPGFCGCCLPRRRKASASNANPEETMALRMGDFDGDSMNLATFPKKFGNSSFLIDSIPVAEFQGRPLADHPSVKNGRPPGALTIPREILDASIVAEAISVVSCWYEEKTEWGTRVGWIYGSVTEDVVTGYRMHNRGWKSVYCVTQRDAFRGTAPINLTDRLHQVLRWATGSVEIFFSRNNALFASSKMKVLQRIAYLNVGIYPFTSIFLIVYCFLPALSLFSGQFIVQTLNVTFLTYLLIITVTLCLLAMLEIKWSGIALEEWWRNEQFWLIGGTSAHLAAVMQGLLKVVAGIEISFTLTSKQVGDDIDDEFAELYEVKWTSLMIPPLTIIMVNLVAIAVGFSRTIYSTIPQWSKLLGGVFFSFWVLAHLYPFAKGLMGRRGRTPTIVYVWAGLVSITISLLWIAINPPSTAANQQLGGSFSFP, from the exons ATGGGGTCCAAGGGAATCCTCAAGAACAGCGGCTCCAGCCGCGTGCCGCCGCACGGCCCCAGCAAGCCACCGACGGCACCAACATCGGCGCCGCAGGTGGTCTTTGGGCGGCGAACCGAGTCTGGGCGCTTCATCAGCTACTCGCGCGACGACCTCGACTCAGAGATCAGCAGCGTCGACTTCCAGGACTACCATGTCCACATCCCCATGACGCCTGACAACCAGCCCATGGAGGAGGACGGCACCAAGGCCGACGAGCAATACGTCTCCAGCTCGCTCTTCACCGGCGGCTTCAACAGCGTAACCCGTGCCCATGTCATGGACAAGCAGGGCCCTGACTCCGACATGGGTCGATCTGGCCCCAAGGGCTCCATCTGCATGGTCGAGGGATGCGACAGCAAGATCATGCGCAACGGCCGTGGGGAGGACATCCTCCCCTGTGAGTGTGACTTCAAAATCTGCGTCGactgcttcaccgacgccgtcaaggGTGGCGGCGGTGTCTGCCCCGGGTGCAAAGAGCTTTACAAGCACACCGAGTGGGAAGAAGTCCTCTCCAACTCCAGCAATGAGCTGACACGGGCTCTCTCGCTGCCACATGGGCCAGGGGGCAAGATGGAGAGGCGTCTTTCGTTGGTGAAGCAGGGCACTATGAACAACCAGTCCGGTGAGTTTGACCATAACCGCTGGCTCTTTGAGACCAAGGGGAcatatggctatggtaatgccatTTGGCCAGACGACAATGTGGACGATGATGGCAGAAATGGAGTACCAGGGCACCCCAAGGAGCTCATGGCTAAACCATGGCGGCCACTCACCCGCAAGCTCCAGATTCCAGCTGCTGTCATCAGTCCTTACAG GCTCCTTGTCCTCATCCGCTTGGTTGCACTGGCCTTCTTCCTCATGTGGCGTATCAAGCATCAAAATGATGATGCCATCTGGCTCTGGGGAATGTCAATTGTTTGTGAGCTCTGGTTCGCATTGTCATGGGTGTTGGACCAGCTTCCAAAGCTTTGCCCTATCAACCGTGCTACAGATCTCTCTGTGCTTAAAGAAAAGTTTGAGACACCAACGCCGAGCAATCCAACAGGCAAATCTGATCTCCCTGGAATTGATATCTTTGTGTCAACTGCTGATCCAGAAAAGGAGCCGGTCCTGGTCACAGCAAACACAATTCTCTCAATCCTTGCAGTTGACTACCCTGTCGATAAGCTTGCATGTTATGTGTCAGATGATGGAGGGGCACTGCTGACCTTCGAGGCGATGGCTGAGGCAGCAAGCTTTGCTAATTTCTGGGTGCCATTCTGCAGGAAGCATGACATTGAACCCAGGAACCCGGACAGCTACTTCAACCTGAAGAGAGATCCTTTCAAGAATAAGGTGAAGGCTGACTTTGTAAAGGACAGGAGAAGGATCAAGCGTGAGTATGATGAGTTCAAGGTCCGCGTTAATGGCTTGCCAGATTCCATCAGGCGCCGCTCTGATGCATACCATGCCCGTGAGGAAATCCAGGCAATGAATCTTCAAAGGGAAAAGATCAAGGCTGGAGGCGATGAGCAATTTGAGCCAGTGAAGATTCCCAAGGCAACATGGATGGCTGATAGCACTCACTGGCCCGGTACATGGATTCATCCGTCACAAGATCATGCACGTGGTGATCATGCAGGAATCATACAG GTTATGCTGAAACCACCAAGTGACATGCCAATGTATGGGAACATTGAAAAGTCACCTCTTGACTTTTCAGGAGTGGATACAAGACTTCCAATGCTGGTGTACATGTCACGTGAGAAACGTCCGGGATATGATCACAACAAGAAAGCAGGTGCCATGAATGCATTGGTTCGTGCATCAGCCATCATGTCCAATGGTCCCTTCATTCTTAATCTGGACTGTGATCACTACGTTTACAACTCAAAGGCCTTCAGGGAGGGCATGTGCTTCATGATGGACCGTGGTGGTGACCGACTCTGCTATGTGCAGTTCCCTCAGAGGTTTGAAGGCATTGACCCTTCTGATCGGTATGCTAACCACAATACTGTTTTCTTTGATATAAACATGCGTGCTCTTGATGGTCTGCAAGGACCAGTGTATGTCGGCACTGGGTGCCTCTTCCGGCGAATCGCCCTATATGGCTTTGACCCACCTCGTTCCAAGGATCACAGCCCAGGCTTTTGTGGTTGCTGCCTCCCACGACGCCGCAAGGCATCTGCTTCCAATGCTAATCCCGAGGAGACAATGGCTCTCCGTATGGGTGATTTTGACGGGGACAGCATGAACCTCGCCACATTCCCGAAGAAGTTTGGAAATTCCAGCTTTCTGATTGACTCCATCCCAGTAGCAGAGTTCCAGGGAAGGCCCTTGGCTGACCATCCATCTGTCAAGAATGGGCGTCCACCTGGTGCTCTAACAATTCCACGTGAAATACTGGATGCATCCATTGTGGCAGAAGCAATCAGTGTAGTTTCATGTTGGTATGAGGAGAAGACAGAGTGGGGCACTCGTGTGGGGTGGATCTATGGATCTGTCACTGAGGATGTTGTGACAGGGTACCGCATGCATAATCGTGGATGGAAGTCAGTGTACTGTGTCACACAGCGTGATGCCTTCCGCGGCACTGCCCCTATCAATCTCACAGATCGTCTTCACCAGGTGCTTCGGTGGGCTACTGGTTCTGTCGAGATCTTTTTCTCTCGGAACAATGCATTGTTTGCCAGCTCCAAAATGAAG GTGCTACAAAGGATTGCATACCTCAATGTTGGCATATATCCCTTCACATCCATCTTCCTCATTGTCTACTGCTTCCTTCCAGCACTCTCCCTTTTCTCAGGGCAGttcattgtgcaaacactcaatgtCACCTTCCTGACATACCTACTTATCATCACCGTCACGCTTTGTCTCCTGGCCATGCTGGAGATCAAGTGGTCTGGAATTGCACTGGAAGAGTGGTGGCGAAATGAACAATTCTGGCTTATTGGTGGAACTAGTGCTCACCTAGCTGCTGTGATGCAAGGTCTACTGAAAGTTGTTGCAGGGATTGAGATCTCATTCACACTCACATCAAAGCAGGTGGGTGACGATATCGATGATGAATTTGCAGAACTCTACGAAGTAAAGTGGACTTCATTGATGATACCACCTCTCACCATCATCATGGTGAACCTTGTTGCCATTGCTGTTGGCTTCAGCCGCACAATTTACAGCACAATCCCGCAATGGAGCAAGCTTCTTGGTGGAGTGTTTTTCAGCTTCTGGGTGCTTGCCCATTTATATCCATTTGCAAAGGGGCTCATGGGCAGGAGAGGCAGGACACCCACCATTGTGTATGTCTGGGCTGGATTAGTTTCCATCACTATTTCATTGCTCTGGATTGCAATCAATCCTCCATCGACAGCTGCCAATCAACAGTTAGGCGGGTCATTCTCTTTCCCTTGA
- the LOC119273445 gene encoding putative pentatricopeptide repeat-containing protein At1g16830 — translation MLHAARRRTPPLPARLAAAFFAAKPQPQPPALSPQIVEAAVSRCPSDALALSFFLWCARRPAYFHPPSSFDRVLPAATRLASRLASRLGTAPALLRELQSLGCPIRPHTFLLLLRLYWRGGLYPLVLHLFDEMPRWGFHHNAFARNVVLDVLLRTGCVDDALRFVQGNPSPNYLTYAIVLTHLSRARDWSGLRVCFTAMLSQGFLPSATSLASVFACCSKAGTMAELQQLLSYALVSGQQLSPAMWTCLIARMCSEGRLDEACKTLGNMVRSGSSPTVVTYTPLVRGLFRAGRHDIASELLGSMASDGCTPDLVMYNVLMDCMMRERRYDEAIYIYLHLHGSQIKPDAYTLSTLVQVLQLSRNIDLLPRLILGLDISYDLVACNSMLSALCKSGFPSEALQFYIDMIGLGIRPDSYSYVGLLDSLCHLGRIDHAVNLYRSVVTSNPDSDAYVHAAILRGLVRRGQNIMAFRILREAVRQNYALDTVCYTIVLHGLFRGHFVQEACDLFDKMKDSGVASNTCTYNVMLRGLCRARDMLAVTQLLTEMEGANVHMDSTSFNVVVVLLVKLQRISSATALIREMLNLGMKLNTKTCWLLSQSIGHRFVLEDSISAESDVSDSTCDLLVCSAS, via the coding sequence ATGCTCCACGCCGCACGGAGGCGGACACCGCCGCTCCCTGCCAGgctcgccgccgccttcttcgccgcCAAGCCCCAGCCCCAGCCGCCCGCCCTGTCGCCGCAGATCGTCGAGGCCGCCGTATCCCGCTGCCCTTCCGACGCCCTCGcgctctccttcttcctctggtgCGCCCGCCGCCCCGCCTACTTCCACCCGCCCTCGTCCTTCGACCGCGTCCTCCCTGCCGCCACGCGCCTCGCGTCTCGCCTCGCGTCCCGCCTCGGCACCGCCCCCGCGCTCCTCCGCGAGCTCCAGAGCCTCGGCTGCCCCATCAGGCCCCACACCTTCCTGCTCCTGCTCAGGCTCTACTGGCGCGGCGGCCTGTACCCGCTCGTGCTCcacctgttcgacgaaatgccccgcTGGGGCTTCCACCACAACGCCTTCGCGCGCAATGTCGTCCTCGACGTACTGCTCAGGACCGGCTGCGTCGATGATGCGTTGCGCTTCGTGCAGGGCAACCCGTCGCCCAACTACCTCACCTATGCCATTGTCCTGACTCATCTCTCCAGAGCCAGGGATTGGTCAGGGTTGCGCGTCTGTTTCACAGCTATGCTGAGCCAAGGTTTTCTCCCCAGCGCCACTTCTCTCGCCTCGGTCTTTGCCTGTTGCAGTAAGGCTGGTACCATGGCCGAGCTACAACAGCTGCTGTCCTATGCGCTTGTCTCGGGCCAGCAGCTCAGTCCGGCCATGTGGACGTGTCTCATCGCTCGTATGTGCAGTGAGGGAAGGCTAGATGAGGCCTGTAAAACTCTTGGAAATATGGTGCGTTCTGGCTCTTCACCAACAGTGGTGACTTACACACCGCTTGTCAGAGGTCTCTTCCGAGCTGGGAGGCATGACATTGCCAGTGAGCTGCTGGGATCCATGGCATCCGACGGTTGCACCCCAGACCTTGTTATGTATAATGTTCTGATGGACTGCATGATGAGGGAGAGGAGGTACGATGAGGCCATATACATCTACCTACATCTTCATGGGAGCCAGATAAAGCCGGATGCATACACTTTGTCTACTTTGGTTCAGGTATTGCAGTTGTCACGGAACATAGATCTTCTCCCTAGGTTAATCCTGGGCTTGGATATCTCTTATGATCTTGTGGCTTGCAATTCTATGCTGAGTGCTCTGTGCAAGTCAGGGTTTCCATCCGAAGCCCTTCAGTTCTACATCGATATGATTGGTTTGGGCATCAGGCCAGACAGCTACAGTTATGTTGGATTGTTGGATAGTTTGTGTCACTTGGGAAGGATAGATCATGCAGTCAACCTCTACCGCAGTGTTGTCACAAGCAATCCTGATTCAGACGCTTACGTCCATGCAGCCATCCTCCGTGGCCTTGTTAGAAGGGGCCAGAACATAATGGCATTTAGGATTCTCAGGGAGGCTGTGCGTCAAAATTATGCACTTGATACCGTGTGCTACACCATTGTTCTGCATGGTCTATTCCGAGGTCATTTTGTTCAAGAGGCTTGTGATTTATTTGACAAGATGAAGGATTCAGGTGTTGCTTCCAACACTTGTACATACAATGTAATGCTTCGTGGACTGTGTAGAGCCAGGGATATGCTTGCAGTCACGCAGTTACTAACAGAAATGGAAGGCGCCAATGTTCACATGGATAGTACCTCATTCAACGTGGTAGTTGTGCTCTTAGTCAAATTGCAGCGCATCAGTTCGGCAACAGCTTTGATCAGAGAAATGCTCAATCTAGGCATGAAACTTAACACCAAAACTTGCTGGTTACTTTCTCAATCAATTGGTCATAGATTCGTTTTGGAGGATTCTATCAGTGCTGAAAGTGATGTGTCTGACTCAACATGCGATCTGCTTGTATGCTCAGCTTCATAG
- the LOC119273494 gene encoding 26S proteasome non-ATPase regulatory subunit 13 homolog B-like isoform X2 has protein sequence MALQYVEAQRQARPDLADWYADLADLYQRKLWHQLTLKLDQFLQIPAAQTGDTLIQLYNNFISDFETKINLLKLAQFAVIASRQYPDKDAAIAFLEGIIAKLLETRELRINEPILHVKMQIAAIHLDKGNHKECKNLLEEGKTTLDGMTDVDPTVHASFYWISSQYHKSLQEFAEFYKNALLYLAYTTVGSLSGSFKLDLAFDLSLAALLGDNIYNFGELLAHPIINSLIGTKVEWVYHMLQAFNTGNLALYQELCGVHNAALSAQPALVQNEQKLLEKINILCLMEIIFSRPSEDRTIPLSVIAKQTKLSTSEVECLLMKSLSVHLIEGIIDEVDSTVHVSWVQPRVLGIPQVKALRERLDSWVGKVHTTLLSIEAETPDLVAA, from the exons atggcgCTGCAGTACGTGGAGGCGCAGCGGCAGGCGCGGCCGGACCTCGCCGACTGGTACGCCGACCTCGCCGACCTCTACCAGCGCAAGCTCTGGCACCAGCTCACCCTCAAGCTCGACCAATTCCTCCAGATCCCGGCCGCACAG ACTGGCGACACGCTCATACAGCTCTACAACAACTTCATCTCCGATTTCGAAACAAAGATCAATTTGCTCAAACTTGCCCAGTTTGCCGTCATAGCCTCGCGCCAATATCCCGACAAGGATGCCGCCATCGCCTTCCTCGAGGGGATAATCGCCAAGCTTCTTGAAACCAGGGAGCTGCGGATCAATGAGCCTATCCTTCATGTCAAGATGCAGATTGCGGCAATTCACCTCGACAAAGGGAACCACAAGGAGTGCAAGAACCTGCTGGAGGAAGGGAAGACCACCCTGGATGGCATGACTGATGTGGATCCTACGGTCCACGCTAGCTTCTACTGGATATCGTCTCAGTACCATAAGTCGCTCCAAGAGTTTGCTGAGTTCTATAAGAACGCGCTTCTCTATCTGGCCTACACAACCGTAGGGTCTCTCTCAGGGTCATTCAAGCTG GACTTGGCATTTGACCTTTCCCTTGCAGCCTTGCTGGGGGACAACATCTACAACTTCGGGGAATTGTTAGCTCACCCTATT ATCAATAGTCTTATTGGGACCAAGGTGGAGTGGGTCTATCACATGTTACAAGCGTTCAACACCGGCAACCTAGCTCTCTACCAAGAGCTTTGTGGGGTTCACAATGCTGCTCTTAGTGCACAGCCTGCATTggtgcagaatgaacagaaactgcttgagaAGATCAATATTCTGTGTCTGATGGAGATAATCTTCAG CCGGCCATCAGAAGATAGAACTATCCCATTAAGTGTTATTGCCAAGCAGACTAAGCTTTCAACCAGCGAAGTGGAATGTCTTCTTATGAAGAGCCTCTCG GTTCATCTCATAGAAGGAATCATCGATGAAGTCGACAGCACGGTTCATGTTTCGTGGGTCCAGCCTAGAGTACTTGGCATCCCACAGGTGAAGGCGTTGCGTGAGCGCCTGGACTCGTGGGTCGGCAAAGTGCATACCACACTGTTGTCCATCGAGGCAGAGACCCCCGATCTCGTGGCGGCTTAG
- the LOC119273494 gene encoding 26S proteasome non-ATPase regulatory subunit 13 homolog B-like isoform X1: MGLGNIGCEDTSPLLLLLLASPPSGSASSTRTRRLISIRVPSVPRQVSVARFRSPPSPSSMALQYVEAQRQARPDLADWYADLADLYQRKLWHQLTLKLDQFLQIPAAQTGDTLIQLYNNFISDFETKINLLKLAQFAVIASRQYPDKDAAIAFLEGIIAKLLETRELRINEPILHVKMQIAAIHLDKGNHKECKNLLEEGKTTLDGMTDVDPTVHASFYWISSQYHKSLQEFAEFYKNALLYLAYTTVGSLSGSFKLDLAFDLSLAALLGDNIYNFGELLAHPIINSLIGTKVEWVYHMLQAFNTGNLALYQELCGVHNAALSAQPALVQNEQKLLEKINILCLMEIIFSRPSEDRTIPLSVIAKQTKLSTSEVECLLMKSLSVHLIEGIIDEVDSTVHVSWVQPRVLGIPQVKALRERLDSWVGKVHTTLLSIEAETPDLVAA; encoded by the exons ATGGGGCTGGGCAATATAGGCTGCGAGGACACGTCTCCGCTCCTCCTTCTCTTGTTGGCGTCGCCTCCATCCGGCTCGGCTTCTTCCACCCGTACCCGTAGATTGATTTCCATCCGGGTCCCTTCCGTTCCACGGCAAGTATCCGTCGCACG ATTCAGGTCCCCcccctcgccgtcgtccatggcgCTGCAGTACGTGGAGGCGCAGCGGCAGGCGCGGCCGGACCTCGCCGACTGGTACGCCGACCTCGCCGACCTCTACCAGCGCAAGCTCTGGCACCAGCTCACCCTCAAGCTCGACCAATTCCTCCAGATCCCGGCCGCACAG ACTGGCGACACGCTCATACAGCTCTACAACAACTTCATCTCCGATTTCGAAACAAAGATCAATTTGCTCAAACTTGCCCAGTTTGCCGTCATAGCCTCGCGCCAATATCCCGACAAGGATGCCGCCATCGCCTTCCTCGAGGGGATAATCGCCAAGCTTCTTGAAACCAGGGAGCTGCGGATCAATGAGCCTATCCTTCATGTCAAGATGCAGATTGCGGCAATTCACCTCGACAAAGGGAACCACAAGGAGTGCAAGAACCTGCTGGAGGAAGGGAAGACCACCCTGGATGGCATGACTGATGTGGATCCTACGGTCCACGCTAGCTTCTACTGGATATCGTCTCAGTACCATAAGTCGCTCCAAGAGTTTGCTGAGTTCTATAAGAACGCGCTTCTCTATCTGGCCTACACAACCGTAGGGTCTCTCTCAGGGTCATTCAAGCTG GACTTGGCATTTGACCTTTCCCTTGCAGCCTTGCTGGGGGACAACATCTACAACTTCGGGGAATTGTTAGCTCACCCTATT ATCAATAGTCTTATTGGGACCAAGGTGGAGTGGGTCTATCACATGTTACAAGCGTTCAACACCGGCAACCTAGCTCTCTACCAAGAGCTTTGTGGGGTTCACAATGCTGCTCTTAGTGCACAGCCTGCATTggtgcagaatgaacagaaactgcttgagaAGATCAATATTCTGTGTCTGATGGAGATAATCTTCAG CCGGCCATCAGAAGATAGAACTATCCCATTAAGTGTTATTGCCAAGCAGACTAAGCTTTCAACCAGCGAAGTGGAATGTCTTCTTATGAAGAGCCTCTCG GTTCATCTCATAGAAGGAATCATCGATGAAGTCGACAGCACGGTTCATGTTTCGTGGGTCCAGCCTAGAGTACTTGGCATCCCACAGGTGAAGGCGTTGCGTGAGCGCCTGGACTCGTGGGTCGGCAAAGTGCATACCACACTGTTGTCCATCGAGGCAGAGACCCCCGATCTCGTGGCGGCTTAG